The following are encoded together in the Juglans microcarpa x Juglans regia isolate MS1-56 chromosome 2D, Jm3101_v1.0, whole genome shotgun sequence genome:
- the LOC121248230 gene encoding COBRA-like protein 4: MRFIVSAFFFLALLSYAVAYDPLDPNGNITLKWDVMSWTPDGYVAVVTMNNFQMYRHIMSPGWSLGWSWAKKEVIWSMVGAQATEQGDCSKFKGNVPHCCKKNPTIVDLLPGVPYNQQFSNCCKGGVVAAWGQDPTAAVSAFQVSVGLAGTSNKTVKLPKNFTLLGPGPGYTCGPAKVVPSTIFLTPDRRRKTQALMTWNVTCTYSQFLARKNPSCCVSFSSFYNETITPCPTCACGCQNKHNCVKSNSKILQVKGINTPRKDNSPLLQCTHHMCPIRVHWHVKLNYKDYWRVKIAITNFNYRMNHTLWSLVVQHPNLNNVTQVFSFDYKPLLPYESINDTGMFYGMKFYNDLLMEAGPLGNIQSELLLRKDKNTFTLKQGWAFPRKVYFNGDECMLPPPDTYPFLPSSSPNNLFALSTLICSLLFLLISLW, translated from the exons ATGAGATTTATCGTCTCAGCCTTCTTCTTCCTTGCATTGCTTTCTTATGCGG TTGCATATGATCCCTTGGATCCAAATGGAAATATTACGCTTAAGTGGGATGTCATGTCTTGGACCCCAGATGGCTATGTG GCGGTTGTAACAATGAACAATTTCCAAATGTACCGCCACATCATGAGCCCAGGCTGGAGCTTAGGATGGTCATGGGCTAAGAAGGAAGTGATATGGTCCATGGTGGGGGCTCAAGCCACTGAACAAGGAGACTGCTCCAAGTTCAAAGGCAACGTACCACATTGTTGCAAGAAAAATCCCACAATTGTGGATCTTCTCCCTGGAGTTCCTTACAACCAGCAATTCTCGAATTGTTGCAAAGGTGGTGTGGTGGCAGCATGGGGCCAAGATCCAACAGCTGCTGTCTCAGCCTTCCAGGTCAGCGTGGGGCTAGCTGGTACTTCAAACAAGACTGTGAAACTTCCCAAGAACTTCACCCTGTTAGGTCCAGGGCCAGGGTACACCTGCGGCCCGGCAAAGGTTGTGCCTTCCACCATTTTTCTCACACCAGACCGCCGCCGCAAGACTCAGGCACTCA TGACATGGAACGTGACCTGCACTTATTCGCAGTTTCTTGCCAGGAAAAACCCGAGCTGTTGtgtttctttctcatccttcTACAATGAAACAATCACTCCTTGCCCCACTTGTGCTTGTGGTTGCCAGAACAAGCACAACTGTGTCAA gaGCAACTCCAAAATTCTTCAAGTGAAGGGAATAAACACGCCGAGGAAAGACAACTCTCCGCTGCTGCAGTGCACACACCACATGTGCCCCATCCGCGTGCACTGGCATGTGAAGCTCAACTATAAAGACTATTGGCGTGTGAAGATTGCCATTACAAACTTCAACTACAGGATGAATCACACACTCTGGAGTCTCGTTGTACAGCATCCAAATCTTAATAACGTGACACAAGTTTTCAGCTTTGACTACAAGCCTCTTCTTCCCTATGAGTCCATAA ATGACACGGGTATGTTTTACGGCATGAAATTCTATAATGATTTGCTCATGGAAGCTGGTCCATTAGGGAATATTCAGTCGGAGTTGCTTCTTCGAAAAGACAAGAACACTTTCACCTTGAAGCAGGGATGGGCATTTCCTCGCAAAGTCTACTTCAATGGCGATGAGTGCATGCTGCCCCCACCTGATACATATCCATTTTTACCAAGTTCTTCCCCTAATAACCTATTTGCTTTGTCAACATTGATTTGTTCATTGCTTTTCCTGTTGATATCTCTCTGGTGA
- the LOC121248229 gene encoding COBRA-like protein 1 encodes MGFWLSPMIAFLANFTIALLFLLSCTYFTSTDAYDALDPHGNITIKWDIMSWTPDGYVAVVTMYNFQQYRHIQAPGWSLGWTWAKKEIIWSMNGGQATEQGDCSGFKNSFPHCCKRNPTIVDLLPGTPYNQQIANCCKGGVLNSWVQDPAHAAGSFQLSVGRAGTSNKTVRVPKNFTLQAPGPGYTCGRVKIVKPSKFFTADKRRVTQALMTWNVTCTYSQFLAKKTPTCCVSLSSFYNDTIVPCPACSCGCQSDMAKRGSCVEANSPHLASVVSGSGNNSYLPLVQCTSHMCPVRVHWHIKLNYKEYWRVKITVTNFNHGMNYTDWNLVFQHPNFNNMAQIFSFNYKSLNPYGAINDTAMLWGIKFYNDLLMQAGPLGNVQSEILLRKDASFTFEKGWAFPRRVYFNGDNCVMPPPDAYPWLPNASSRKYISLLTLIMTFLSALTFTNAYL; translated from the exons aCGCCTATGATGCACTTGACCCACATGGAAATATCACAATCAAATGGGATATAATGAGTTGGACTCCTGATGGCTATGTT GCAGTTGTCACAATGTACAACTTCCAGCAATACCGTCACATTCAAGCACCAGGGTGGTCACTGGGATGGACGTGGGCAAAGAAGGAGATAATATGGAGCATGAATGGAGGCCAAGCCACAGAGCAAGGGGATTGTTCTGGATTTAAAAACAGCTTCCCACATTGCTGTAAAAGGAATCCAACAATTGTGGATCTATTGCCGGGAACACCTTACAACCAGCAGATTGCAAATTGTTGCAAAGGGGGTGTACTCAATTCATGGGTGCAAGATCCAGCTCATGCGGCAGGGTCATTTCAGCTCAGTGTCGGTCGTGCTGGAACCTCCAACAAAACAGTCAGAGTGCCTAAAAACTTCACTCTGCAAGCCCCAGGGCCTGGTTATACATGTGGACGTGTAAAAATTGTTAAACCAAGTAAATTCTTTACAGCAGATAAAAGGAGAGTCACCCAAGCTTTGA TGACATGGAATGTTACATGCACATATTCACaatttttagctaaaaaaacTCCGACTTGCTGTGTCTCACTCTCATCCTTCTATAACGACACAATAGTACCGTGCCCTGCATGTTCATGTGGCTGCCAAAGCGACATGGCTAAGCGAGGGAGCTGTGTTGA GGCAAATTCACCACATCTAGCTTCAGTTGTTTCAGGTTCTGGCAATAACAGCTATCTGCCTCTGGTTCAATGTACCAGTCATATGTGCCCAGTCCGAGTCCACTGGCATATTAAGCTTAACTACAAGGAATACTGGAGGGTGAAGATCACAGTTACAAATTTCAATCATGGGATGAACTATACGGATTGGAACCTAGTTTTTCAACACCCCAACTTTAACAATATGGCCCAGATTTTCAGCTTTAATTACAAGTCATTAAATCCTTATGGAGCAATAA ATGACACTGCCATGCTATGGGGAATTAAGTTCTACAATGATTTGCTTATGCAAGCTGGCCCTCTGGGTAATGTTCAGTCAGAGATACTTCTTCGGAAAGATGCATCTTTCACCTTTGAGAAGGGTTGGGCTTTCCCTCGAAGGGTCTATTTCAATGGCGATAACTGTGTCATGCCACCTCCTGATGCCTATCCATGGTTGCCAAATGCTAGTTCCCGGAAGTACATCTCCTTGCTTACACTAATCATGACTTTCTTGTCAGCCTTGACATTCACAAATGCATATTTGTAA